Below is a genomic region from Catenuloplanes atrovinosus.
CAGGCGGGCCTGCCGAAGCGCAAGCCGATGGCACAGCTCGTTCCTGGTGGAATCGAGAAGGGGACCCCGACCGTCAACAAGCGGTCGCCCGAGGGGGTGCGCGGGCTGCTGTCCGCCTACCACCGAGGCGTTCAGCGCGGACGGACGAGTCCCAAGGACAACCCGACCGGTTCAGAGGGAACATTGGACGGGCAGCAATCCTCGCAGGCTGGCAAGGAGCATGAGGGATGACAACAACGCAGGACCTCGGTTGGTTGCTGGCGAACTTCGCCGACCGTGTTCCGGGTGTCGCGCATGCGGTCGCCGTATCCGCCGACGGTCTGCTTCTCGCCGGGTCCCGTGACCTTCCGCGGGACCGGGCTGACCAGCTGGCGGCTATCGCCTCCGGCCTGGTCAGCCTGACGCAGGGCGCGGCCCGCTGCTTCGAGGGCGGTGCGGTGCTCCAGACGGTCGTGGAGATGGACAACGGGTTCCTGTTCCTGATGTCGATCTCCGATGGCTCGTCCTTCGCCGTGCTCGCCGCGCGGAGCTGCGACGTCGGCCAGGTCGGGTACGAGATGGCCCTGCTGGTGGACCGGGTGGGCGATGCCCTGACCCCGGCTCCGCGCACCGCAGCCGGGATGGTTGGCTGAACAAGCCAAGGCGATGGCCGGCGCGAGCCGGCCGGAGCAATGAATACATGCGACGGGTAACCGCGATCTTGAAACCGCTATCCAGGAAACAGAGGGGGTGAACGGCGACGATGGCCGAACGCGAAGAGCCGACCGGCGCGCTGGTCAGGCCGTACGCCGTTACCCGAGGCCGAACCCGGCCACGGTTGGAGATCGCACTCGAAGCGCTGATTGAGACGACGGTACGGGGCCGGTCCGCCGGTTCCAACAACGGCGGACACGGTCGAGAGCATCAATACATAGCCGCGCTGTGTGACGGCCGGCTGCAGTCACTCGCGGAGATCGCCGCGCGGATGTCACTTCCGCTCGGGGTCGCTCGGGTCCTCATCGCTGACATGGCCGCGGACGGCCTGGTGGCGGTGTACGAGCCGACGTCCCTGGAGGATGCGAACGACGCGGTGGGCACGGAATTGCTGGAGAGGGTGCTGAGTGGACTTCGCAGGCTCTGACACGGCGCACCGCCCTATGGCCGGGCGCGTGACATCGGCGAAGATTGTCATCGCCGGTGGGTTCGGCGTCGGAAAGACGACGCTGGTCGGCTCGGTCTCGGAAATCACTCCGCTGACCACCGAGGCCATCATGGCGTCGGCGGGCGTGGGCGTGGACGACACCCGGCAGGTGCCGGGCAAGACCACCACCACGGTCGCCATGGACTTCGGTCGGATCACGATCGATCGCGACCTGATCCTGTACCTGTTCGGTACGCCGGGTCAGACGCGTTTCTGGTTCATGTGGGATGAACTGGTGCGCGGCGCGATCGGTGCGGTGGTGCTGGTGGACACCCGCCGGCTCGCGGACTGCTTCGCGGCGATCGACTTCTTCGAGCACCGGCGGCTGCCGTACCTCGTGGCGATCAACTGCTTCGACGGGATGCAGTACCACAACGCGCAGGATGTGCGGGACGCCCTCGCCATCTCGAGCGAGGTGCCGGTGGTCAGTTGCGACGCGCGTAACCGCGAGTCGACCAAGCACGTGCTGATCTCCCTCGTGGAGTACGTGCTGTCGATGCGCCGGTCCCGCGCGGTCGCTCCGGCCTGACGGCCCACCGGGTCCAACGGCGCAAGACCCATCAGGGGTACGGGATGATCCCGTACCCCTGCGGGTTTTTCTCGCTCGCCCGGGTGCGACGCGAAACGCCCCGCCGTCCGCGTGTCGCGGGCGACGGGGCGTTCGGTGCATCGAGACTCAGGACGTGCGGACCCAGGCGTTCAGGTTGACGTTGAAGACACCGAGCGAACCGGGCTCCATGCCGCCGTGCCGGATCGTGGTCAGCGCGTAGGCGCCGGCCATGCCCTCCAGCGACGACCGCTCCAGGTAGGCGCGCAGTCGGCCGCGGTCCACGCTCTTGGCCTGGTAGGCGGCCTGGACCAGCAGGCTGATGGCGTCGGCCGCGTACGGCGCGAAGCCCTTGAACGAGCCGAACTGGGTCACGTACCGGCGGATCAGCTCGCGTCGGCGCTGCCCCTCCGGGCCGGTCTCGGTCAGCGACGACTGACCGAGCGACCCCGGGTTGATCGCGTAGGAGCCCTCCACCGCGTCCGCGTTCTCGTCGGAGAGCGTCTCCTCGGTGACCGCCTCCGGAGGGAAGAAGAACACGCCCGTGTAACCGGCCGCGCGAAGCGCACGAGCGGCCTTTCCGGCGTCGGGCGACATCGCCCATATGACGATGGCTCCGGGGCGCCCACGGACCGCCTCAGCGGCCGCGGCGGCGAAGTCCTGGTCGCCGGCCGGCAGCCGGACGGTGGTGCCGAGCGTGATGCCCCGTCCGGTGAGCGCGGAGCCCACGTGCCGCACGCCGGCGTCGCCGTGGCGGCCGGCGCCGGCCAGGATCGACGCCTTCGCGATCTCCTGCCGGCCCATCTCGTCGGCCAGCGCCTGGGCCACGTCGCGCGCGTCCGGCGTCACCTTGAACGTGTAGGTGCGCTCGGACAGCGGCGTGAGGATGTCGTCGGCGGACGCCAGCGACACGAACGGCACCTGCAGCTCCTGCGCCACGTCCGAGATCGCGGTGGAGGTCTCCGGGATGGTGCCGCCGATGAACGCGTTGACGCCGTCCTGGTTCGCCAGCTGCCGGGCGAGGTCGCCGGCCTTCTTCGGGTCGCCGCCGCTGTCCACCAGCTTCAGCTGGAGGTTGCGCCGCTGCGCGCCGACCTGGAAGCCCTCCGCGTTGATCTGGGGCTGGAACAGCTCCATCGCGCGGGCCTGCAGCTCGCCCATGGTGGCACCGGTGCCGGTGCGCTCCAGGATGCCGCCGACGACCAGGTCGGTGCTGGAGGCCGTGCGGGGACCGGTGGACGCGTCGTCGTCGGTGCCACAGGCAGCCACGGTGAACATGGACGCGGTCGCCACCAGCAGGCCCCGCCGCGTGATGGAGGGCACGCCAACGGTGCGGTTGAGCATGGTTCCAAGCCTTTCGCCACGGGGTGGCGACAAGGGATGTGGAGCCGCCACGCCCCCAGCAGAATCGTGCTCGTTGTCACGCCCTGTAGTCAATAGGCCGACATGTGGGCAACGACACCGAGGTCAGCGCCCAGATGTGGGGAACTACTCAAAGTGACATCAGGAGCGATATGTCGCCGGACGGAACTCGTAGTCGTTCTCGTCGTCGGCGCGCTCGCCCTGGTCCCGGGTGAAGTCCCA
It encodes:
- a CDS encoding ABC transporter substrate-binding protein, encoding MPSITRRGLLVATASMFTVAACGTDDDASTGPRTASSTDLVVGGILERTGTGATMGELQARAMELFQPQINAEGFQVGAQRRNLQLKLVDSGGDPKKAGDLARQLANQDGVNAFIGGTIPETSTAISDVAQELQVPFVSLASADDILTPLSERTYTFKVTPDARDVAQALADEMGRQEIAKASILAGAGRHGDAGVRHVGSALTGRGITLGTTVRLPAGDQDFAAAAAEAVRGRPGAIVIWAMSPDAGKAARALRAAGYTGVFFFPPEAVTEETLSDENADAVEGSYAINPGSLGQSSLTETGPEGQRRRELIRRYVTQFGSFKGFAPYAADAISLLVQAAYQAKSVDRGRLRAYLERSSLEGMAGAYALTTIRHGGMEPGSLGVFNVNLNAWVRTS
- a CDS encoding GTP-binding protein → MAGRVTSAKIVIAGGFGVGKTTLVGSVSEITPLTTEAIMASAGVGVDDTRQVPGKTTTTVAMDFGRITIDRDLILYLFGTPGQTRFWFMWDELVRGAIGAVVLVDTRRLADCFAAIDFFEHRRLPYLVAINCFDGMQYHNAQDVRDALAISSEVPVVSCDARNRESTKHVLISLVEYVLSMRRSRAVAPA
- a CDS encoding roadblock/LC7 domain-containing protein, producing the protein MTTTQDLGWLLANFADRVPGVAHAVAVSADGLLLAGSRDLPRDRADQLAAIASGLVSLTQGAARCFEGGAVLQTVVEMDNGFLFLMSISDGSSFAVLAARSCDVGQVGYEMALLVDRVGDALTPAPRTAAGMVG
- a CDS encoding DUF742 domain-containing protein encodes the protein MAEREEPTGALVRPYAVTRGRTRPRLEIALEALIETTVRGRSAGSNNGGHGREHQYIAALCDGRLQSLAEIAARMSLPLGVARVLIADMAADGLVAVYEPTSLEDANDAVGTELLERVLSGLRRL